One part of the Algibacter sp. L1A34 genome encodes these proteins:
- a CDS encoding alpha-L-fucosidase gives MKNLNKILLLALVVALNTNVGFAQSSSKKKLSDDERMEWWRDSKFGMFIHWGAYSIIGGERGTKIAGGGAEWAMDKLDYTIEDYEKFPEMFNPQLFDADAWVSMAKNAGMKYIVLTSKHHEGFGLWDSKVSDYDVMDTSPFKRDIVKELSEACKKQGIKFCLYYSIVDWHHPQAQGNLYPNYNISQHDDPSVVNPEFPEYYENYMKPQVGELLKNYGDIGVVWFDGDWISDYTTEMGKDLYKYIRDIQPNTIVNNRVDKGRTGMDGMNNHPGKFAGDFGTPEQEIPDTGIDTDWEACMTMNGTWGYKPSDNNWKSSEDLIEKLVDIVSKGGNFLLNIGPDGFGRFPAESIRRLDAMGQWTKKNGEAIYGASASPYAKPKWGRYTQKDGVVYAHVFDWPKDGLLKLNKDIKFKKVTLLTDPDTELKALGTSREVIVEVPMLAPDLPVSVVKIELAN, from the coding sequence ATGAAAAATTTAAACAAAATACTATTGCTAGCATTGGTGGTTGCGTTAAACACCAATGTAGGTTTTGCTCAAAGTTCCAGTAAGAAAAAATTATCTGATGACGAGCGTATGGAATGGTGGCGCGATTCTAAATTCGGGATGTTTATTCACTGGGGGGCTTACTCTATAATTGGAGGTGAACGCGGTACTAAAATTGCCGGAGGTGGTGCCGAATGGGCGATGGATAAATTAGATTATACGATTGAGGATTATGAGAAGTTTCCTGAAATGTTTAATCCTCAATTATTTGATGCAGATGCTTGGGTGTCTATGGCTAAAAATGCTGGGATGAAGTATATTGTATTAACGTCTAAGCATCATGAAGGTTTTGGATTATGGGATTCAAAAGTATCTGATTATGATGTTATGGATACCTCTCCTTTTAAACGTGATATTGTTAAAGAATTATCTGAAGCTTGTAAAAAACAAGGTATTAAGTTTTGTTTATATTACTCTATTGTAGATTGGCATCATCCACAAGCACAAGGGAATTTATACCCTAATTACAACATTTCTCAACATGATGATCCATCGGTTGTAAATCCGGAATTTCCTGAATATTATGAAAATTATATGAAACCTCAAGTGGGTGAATTATTAAAAAATTACGGCGATATTGGTGTGGTTTGGTTTGATGGCGATTGGATTTCTGATTATACTACAGAAATGGGTAAGGATCTTTATAAATATATTCGTGATATTCAACCTAATACTATTGTAAATAATAGAGTTGATAAAGGAAGAACTGGAATGGATGGTATGAACAATCACCCAGGAAAGTTTGCAGGAGATTTTGGAACACCGGAACAAGAAATTCCTGATACAGGTATTGATACGGATTGGGAAGCTTGTATGACTATGAATGGAACTTGGGGTTACAAACCATCGGATAATAACTGGAAGAGTAGCGAAGATCTTATTGAAAAATTAGTGGATATCGTTTCTAAAGGAGGTAACTTTTTATTGAATATTGGACCTGATGGTTTCGGAAGATTTCCAGCTGAAAGTATTCGTCGTTTAGACGCAATGGGGCAGTGGACTAAGAAAAATGGTGAAGCTATTTATGGCGCTTCAGCAAGTCCATACGCAAAACCAAAATGGGGACGTTATACTCAAAAAGATGGAGTGGTTTATGCTCATGTTTTCGACTGGCCAAAAGATGGATTGTTAAAGCTTAACAAAGATATTAAGTTTAAAAAAGTAACTTTATTAACTGATCCTGATACAGAATTAAAAGCATTAGGAACATCTAGAGAAGTAATAGTTGAAGTGCCTATGTTGGCACCAGATCTTCCTGTTTCTGTTGTAAAGATAGAGTTAGCAAATTAA